The Halobacillus amylolyticus nucleotide sequence GACTCGCCTTTTGAATATTCGTTCCAATCTCTTGCAAAACTACTTACAACACCCATGTTGTAAGGCTCATTGAGAATAATTTCAATGATTTCTTCACTTGTATAGGCAACAGGGCCAGGAACCATAGAATGATAGTCTTCCCAGAACCCTCTTGCTCTTGAGTAATCTTCAAGATCATAAGAGTAGAAAATCATCGGTTTATTCAACAGGGAGAACTCATAAGGAATGGATGAATAGTCAGTTATCAATAAATCTGTGATCATCAACAACTCGTTTATTTGCTCGCCTACAGAAACGTCAATAATAAAATTAGGATACGAATTCATAAACCTTGTCTTTACCGCCGGGTGAAGACGCATCAGAAGAACATAATCATCTTGCAAGGCCTCATACATCAATTTTAAGTTTAGTTGAACATCAGCATCAGTTAATTTGTTGTCTCGAAAGGTAGGTGCGTATAATATAACCTTTTTCCCTTTAATTCTAGGATGCTTATTCTCCATTTTTTCTCTAATATTTGCAGAATCCCGATATTCGAAAAAGTAATCGGTTCGAGGTACACCTGTTCTTAAAATTTGAGCATCGGATAAACCAAAGCTCTCTTTAAAAATATCGGCCATTTTATCTGAACCAACCACCACATGGTCAAATTTGTGATATACATTACGGAAACGTTCATTTGCTCTATTTTTCCTCGTTTCAATGGAT carries:
- a CDS encoding CDP-glycerol glycerophosphotransferase family protein, translating into MFVSSFGDNILYTVEALKKQYSGSIVILKDSNCRYTYEEDHQTSVLPFDLKSPYAFILSIYHLATCEKVFVDNYFGFLAAVDFRDNVECIQLWHASGAVKRFGLKDPSIETRKNRANERFRNVYHKFDHVVVGSDKMADIFKESFGLSDAQILRTGVPRTDYFFEYRDSANIREKMENKHPRIKGKKVILYAPTFRDNKLTDADVQLNLKLMYEALQDDYVLLMRLHPAVKTRFMNSYPNFIIDVSVGEQINELLMITDLLITDYSSIPYEFSLLNKPMIFYSYDLEDYSRARGFWEDYHSMVPGPVAYTSEEIIEIILNEPYNMGVVSSFARDWNEYSKGESSLQLIQAIYGEATEKEEVLAEQR